One window from the genome of Leptospira hartskeerlii encodes:
- a CDS encoding MBOAT family O-acyltransferase: MNFNSFGFFIFLLITFTLYYLPFLKRFQLLTVVAASFYFYAYTDPWLLILLLFSIFWNASIVYLIQTPNFRSKKAILALGVVLNLSVLFFFKYSGLFAKTLLGSSGSSDISDVHWIFLIPLPIGISFYTFHGISMVVDFYRIGSEIFKEKVPYPKLILQSSLYINFFPQLVAGPIVKAKEFFPQIKTKNFRDIPWIQAAKILILGYFLKTVIADNLNDLTFVIDFPYNSHHSTLTLILLILGYSAQIFADFAGYSLIAIGIAFLFGYRLPTNFNFPYISSTFSEFWRRWHISLSTWLRDYLYIPLGGNRKGNFRTYINLFLVMALGGLWHGAEWRYMVWGIGHGLLLLIERFLDQNLPFKLPENRFFSFIKVGFVFLCVSLLWLLFRLPNFETAIKYLKLLSTNLSLGTDWELCTFLIFFSAPVFFYHFYGWYKSLSALEARNQIPIDNLSSRTDYKEKYSEETMEKISNIGYAFLLFLIVLNKGPSAAFIYFQF, encoded by the coding sequence ATGAATTTTAATAGTTTTGGATTTTTCATATTCCTATTAATTACCTTTACTCTTTACTATCTACCTTTCCTAAAAAGATTCCAACTTCTGACAGTAGTCGCCGCTAGTTTTTATTTTTACGCGTATACTGATCCTTGGTTACTAATCTTACTTTTGTTCTCCATCTTCTGGAACGCGAGTATCGTATATCTGATCCAAACTCCGAATTTCAGATCTAAAAAAGCAATCTTGGCATTAGGTGTAGTCCTAAATCTGAGCGTATTATTCTTCTTTAAATATAGCGGACTATTCGCCAAAACTTTATTGGGAAGCTCGGGGTCTTCGGATATTTCGGACGTACATTGGATTTTCCTAATCCCTCTTCCGATCGGTATTTCTTTTTATACATTCCATGGGATCAGCATGGTAGTAGATTTTTATAGGATCGGTTCCGAAATTTTCAAGGAGAAGGTCCCCTATCCTAAACTGATCCTACAGTCTTCTCTCTATATTAATTTTTTCCCTCAATTGGTGGCGGGACCTATCGTTAAAGCGAAAGAATTTTTTCCTCAGATAAAAACAAAAAATTTCAGGGACATTCCTTGGATCCAAGCTGCCAAGATCTTAATACTCGGATATTTTCTGAAAACGGTGATCGCGGATAATTTGAACGATCTTACATTCGTTATCGATTTTCCCTACAATTCGCATCATTCCACTCTTACGTTAATACTTTTGATTTTGGGATATTCTGCTCAGATCTTTGCAGACTTTGCCGGATACTCTTTGATCGCTATCGGGATCGCATTCTTATTCGGCTATAGACTTCCTACTAATTTCAATTTTCCTTATATATCTTCCACCTTTTCGGAATTCTGGAGAAGATGGCATATATCTCTTTCTACTTGGCTAAGAGATTATCTATATATTCCTTTGGGAGGAAACAGAAAAGGAAACTTCAGGACTTATATAAATCTATTTTTGGTAATGGCATTAGGCGGACTTTGGCACGGAGCGGAATGGAGATATATGGTTTGGGGGATCGGTCACGGACTTTTATTACTTATAGAAAGATTTTTAGATCAGAATCTTCCATTCAAACTTCCTGAAAATCGTTTCTTTTCCTTTATAAAAGTCGGTTTTGTATTTCTATGCGTTTCTCTTCTTTGGTTATTATTCCGTTTACCTAATTTTGAAACCGCAATTAAATATCTAAAATTACTAAGTACGAATTTAAGTTTGGGAACGGACTGGGAACTTTGCACATTTTTAATATTCTTTTCTGCTCCAGTGTTCTTCTATCATTTTTACGGATGGTATAAGAGCCTGTCGGCTCTTGAAGCCCGGAACCAGATACCTATCGATAACCTAAGTTCTCGGACGGACTATAAGGAAAAGTATTCGGAAGAAACAATGGAGAAGATTTCAAATATCGGTTATGCATTCCTGCTATTTCTGATCGTTCTGAATAAGGGGCCTTCTGCCGCATTTATCTATTTTCAATTTTAG
- a CDS encoding adenylate/guanylate cyclase domain-containing protein: protein MKQKLIQLIYLIFGDPKKNSLEHRLFNAISLVNGSLNIIGSIFEEKTEYSHRVIILNLISGSILLTMYYFSRFRNIYYVLFWPLNLTILVYLSSLWFLHGGSNGGNHYYFIPALVIATILLKNHNIFFIYAFYAFVTGFLYVFEYLYPNFIVPQKDRDSEYMDLGGNYIFVQILTGILIFILSRNLNIERKKSDNLLRNILPESIADELKMNDTVQPKRYDSVTVLFTDMAGFTHIAEKMSPEELVKELHFFFAEFDKIAKKYGLEKIKTIGDAYMAVAGLPTPNHTHARDAVFCGLEFQQFMKKQKVERQNLGLPTWELRLGIHTGSVVAGVIGTEKFAYDIWGDTVNTASRMESSGVAGEVNISLDTFHFVREDFICESRGLIKAKNKGEIEMFLVKEAREV, encoded by the coding sequence ATGAAGCAGAAACTAATCCAACTCATTTATTTAATCTTCGGAGATCCGAAAAAGAACTCCCTAGAGCATAGGCTATTTAACGCGATCTCCCTAGTAAATGGGAGTTTGAATATCATAGGTTCCATTTTTGAAGAGAAAACGGAATATTCTCACCGGGTCATTATCCTAAATTTGATATCCGGCTCTATCCTGCTCACCATGTATTATTTTTCCAGATTTAGGAATATTTATTACGTTCTTTTCTGGCCTTTAAATTTAACAATACTCGTATATTTATCTTCTCTTTGGTTCTTACATGGAGGCTCCAACGGAGGAAACCATTATTATTTTATACCGGCATTGGTGATTGCCACTATTCTTTTAAAAAATCATAATATCTTTTTCATCTACGCATTTTATGCGTTCGTCACCGGCTTTTTGTACGTATTTGAATATTTATATCCGAACTTCATTGTTCCTCAAAAAGATAGAGATTCAGAATATATGGATCTGGGAGGAAACTATATCTTCGTCCAGATACTGACGGGAATATTGATCTTTATACTTAGCAGGAACCTCAATATAGAGAGGAAAAAATCGGATAATCTTCTTCGGAACATTCTTCCTGAATCGATCGCAGACGAATTAAAGATGAACGATACCGTTCAGCCAAAACGTTATGATAGTGTAACCGTATTATTTACGGATATGGCCGGCTTTACCCATATTGCTGAAAAAATGAGTCCTGAAGAATTAGTGAAGGAACTCCACTTCTTCTTTGCTGAATTCGATAAGATCGCAAAAAAATACGGTTTGGAAAAGATCAAGACAATCGGAGACGCCTATATGGCCGTTGCCGGACTTCCTACACCGAATCATACCCATGCAAGAGACGCGGTTTTCTGCGGGTTGGAATTCCAACAATTTATGAAAAAACAAAAGGTAGAAAGACAAAACTTAGGTCTTCCTACCTGGGAATTACGCTTGGGCATCCATACAGGAAGTGTAGTAGCAGGAGTGATCGGCACAGAAAAATTCGCCTACGATATCTGGGGAGACACAGTAAATACCGCGAGCCGTATGGAGAGTTCCGGAGTCGCAGGAGAAGTGAATATCTCCTTGGATACATTCCATTTTGTGAGAGAAGATTTTATCTGCGAGTCCAGGGGATTGATAAAAGCTAAGAACAAGGGAGAGATCGAAATGTTTTTGGTGAAAGAAGCTCGAGAAGTATAA
- a CDS encoding carboxylate--amine ligase, producing the protein MLETQTEQDLLRQSDPMEFWPTWKLYLPLIPYIAFESIRSIRSGSISSLGFGTIAAADPGIELGGLVGESKFKILRGLDPQHILKFFLVPKDSKDVHSILEKMNSIGLKFPIILKPDSGQRGQGVRKVKDPKQLEECLLESNVDLLVQEFHPGPFEVGVFYYRYPNETKGKIFSVTRKVFPKLVGNGISTLSQLVENHPRFKIQKETFQKRFSEVWEKIPKLGEIICLSEAGNHCQGTLFLDGSEWITSELENKIDEISTSFSGFYFGRYDIRFSSLKDFLEGKDLHIVELNGVTSESTNIYDPRFSFRERYSILFSQWKILFRISRQSKAKGAGLFSILKALRDFYFGTRIVSDLSI; encoded by the coding sequence ATGTTAGAAACACAGACAGAACAAGATCTTCTTAGGCAATCCGATCCTATGGAATTCTGGCCTACTTGGAAATTGTATCTGCCTTTGATACCTTATATAGCATTCGAATCAATTCGTTCCATTCGATCAGGATCTATTTCTTCCTTAGGATTCGGAACGATCGCAGCTGCAGATCCGGGAATTGAATTAGGAGGACTCGTAGGAGAATCCAAATTTAAAATATTACGAGGACTGGACCCTCAACACATATTAAAATTCTTTTTAGTTCCAAAAGATTCAAAAGACGTACATTCTATTTTAGAAAAAATGAATTCGATTGGTTTAAAATTCCCGATCATACTCAAACCCGATTCAGGGCAAAGAGGACAAGGAGTCAGAAAAGTCAAAGACCCAAAACAATTAGAAGAATGTTTACTGGAATCAAACGTGGATCTTCTTGTCCAAGAGTTCCATCCTGGTCCGTTTGAAGTCGGAGTTTTTTATTATAGATATCCGAATGAAACAAAGGGTAAAATATTTTCGGTCACCAGAAAAGTATTTCCTAAGTTGGTAGGAAATGGGATATCTACTCTTTCCCAATTAGTCGAAAATCATCCCAGATTCAAAATACAAAAGGAAACATTTCAAAAAAGATTTTCAGAGGTCTGGGAGAAGATCCCTAAATTAGGAGAAATTATCTGTCTTTCGGAAGCAGGGAATCATTGCCAGGGAACCTTATTTTTAGACGGCTCAGAATGGATCACCTCCGAATTAGAAAATAAGATAGATGAGATCTCTACTTCATTTTCGGGCTTTTATTTCGGAAGATACGATATTCGATTTTCTTCTCTCAAAGATTTTTTAGAAGGAAAAGATCTACATATAGTGGAATTAAACGGGGTTACTTCCGAATCTACGAATATATACGATCCCAGATTTTCATTTAGAGAAAGATATTCCATATTATTTTCCCAATGGAAGATACTCTTTCGGATTTCCAGGCAGTCCAAAGCGAAAGGCGCCGGCTTATTTTCTATTTTAAAAGCGTTGCGCGATTTCTATTTCGGAACTAGGATCGTCTCCGATCTTTCCATATGA
- the pstB gene encoding phosphate ABC transporter ATP-binding protein PstB — protein sequence MKDTKVKIKSRHFNFFYGENQALHDISLEIHAKKVTAFIGPSGCGKSTFLRSINRMNDVIDSSKVNGKLEIDGINIYDPLMNVVELRKRVGMVFQKSFPFPKSIYENIAYGLKLNGGVSKDQMDHIVEESLRKSALWKEVKDRLNDSALGLSGGQQQRLCIARAIAMNPEVILMDEPCSALDPISTKKVEEFISEFKDSYTIVIVTHNMQQAARVSDYTGFFYMGRLVEFDTTKKMFHDPSKKETEDYISGKFG from the coding sequence ATGAAAGATACAAAAGTAAAAATAAAATCCCGCCATTTCAATTTTTTCTACGGTGAAAACCAGGCATTGCATGATATTTCATTAGAGATACATGCGAAGAAGGTCACTGCGTTCATAGGCCCTTCCGGTTGCGGTAAATCCACTTTTTTAAGATCGATCAATCGTATGAATGATGTGATCGATAGTTCCAAGGTGAACGGCAAACTTGAAATAGATGGCATCAATATTTATGATCCTCTAATGAACGTTGTGGAACTCAGAAAAAGGGTCGGAATGGTCTTTCAAAAGTCCTTCCCATTTCCTAAATCCATTTATGAAAATATCGCTTACGGTTTGAAACTGAACGGCGGCGTTTCCAAAGACCAGATGGATCATATCGTCGAAGAAAGTCTAAGAAAGTCCGCTCTTTGGAAAGAAGTTAAGGATAGATTGAACGATAGCGCTCTTGGACTTTCCGGAGGACAACAACAAAGGTTATGTATCGCAAGAGCGATCGCAATGAACCCTGAAGTGATCCTAATGGACGAACCTTGTTCTGCATTGGACCCGATCTCCACTAAAAAGGTGGAAGAGTTTATTTCCGAATTCAAAGATTCATATACAATCGTGATCGTGACACATAATATGCAACAAGCCGCCAGGGTAAGTGATTACACAGGCTTCTTCTATATGGGACGTTTGGTGGAATTCGATACCACTAAAAAGATGTTCCATGATCCTTCTAAAAAAGAAACAGAGGATTATATCTCCGGAAAATTCGGCTGA
- the pstA gene encoding phosphate ABC transporter permease PstA: MKWKKVRLKKRKVIQDKIYSLLALGGPMLATGLILSAVILMLGNIFYKGISGVNWEFLTEAPRNNNLEGGIFPAIYGTVYLVFIMILFSIPIGTATGIFLSEYTARDSKFAMTVRFAINTLAGVPSIVFGLFGVGFFIQFLGKGMDYVANNTTPVWGKPALIWAAATLAILTLPVVIISVEETMRSIPREMRESSLALGATKWQTIWKLILPNSLTGILTGAILAIGRGAGEVAPILFVGVVYSLPELPSHLSDQFMQLGYHLFVLATQSPDVDAAMPKQYATTVVLLTLTFGMSFFATFLRYRIRKSRAKAHV, translated from the coding sequence TTGAAATGGAAAAAAGTCAGACTTAAAAAAAGAAAAGTCATTCAAGATAAAATTTATTCCCTATTAGCCCTTGGTGGTCCGATGCTTGCAACTGGACTCATTTTATCGGCAGTCATTCTCATGCTCGGGAATATATTCTACAAAGGGATTTCCGGAGTTAACTGGGAATTCCTAACGGAAGCGCCCAGGAATAATAACTTAGAAGGTGGGATCTTTCCTGCGATCTACGGAACAGTATATCTAGTTTTTATAATGATCTTATTTAGTATTCCGATCGGAACTGCCACGGGGATCTTTCTTTCTGAATATACCGCGAGAGATTCTAAGTTCGCAATGACTGTTAGATTTGCGATCAACACATTGGCAGGAGTTCCTTCCATAGTATTCGGTCTTTTCGGAGTAGGATTCTTCATCCAATTTCTTGGAAAAGGAATGGATTACGTTGCAAACAATACTACTCCAGTTTGGGGCAAACCAGCTTTGATCTGGGCGGCGGCAACTCTTGCGATCCTCACCCTGCCGGTAGTCATTATTTCTGTCGAAGAAACCATGAGAAGTATTCCGAGAGAAATGAGAGAATCCAGTCTCGCGTTAGGTGCAACCAAATGGCAGACCATCTGGAAATTGATCCTTCCTAATTCTTTAACAGGGATTTTAACAGGAGCAATCCTTGCGATTGGAAGAGGTGCAGGAGAAGTGGCTCCGATCTTATTCGTAGGAGTTGTGTATTCCTTACCGGAGCTACCTTCTCATCTTTCGGATCAGTTCATGCAATTAGGTTACCACTTGTTCGTATTGGCAACTCAATCGCCTGATGTAGATGCGGCTATGCCGAAACAATACGCAACCACAGTCGTATTATTAACTCTTACCTTCGGGATGAGTTTTTTCGCTACATTCTTAAGATACAGAATCAGGAAGTCCAGGGCCAAAGCCCATGTATAA
- the pstC gene encoding phosphate ABC transporter permease subunit PstC gives MSKLDPLLRYLLHPSRRKIDVFAETLVKGTAATSILIILLIFFFVFREASSLFFSDSPQATSTIQSSGAPTEYNPDSSSDAPTEYNPDGDTLELNKTVAAPTPEPEKLSLFENLFSKVWQPVSSVPKFGILPLIVGTAKTTIIAILLGAPLAILAALNITFFVSQRVREIIKPAIEMLANFPSVVIGFFCLMDVATLVKATFDIDFRLNALTGGIGLAIAVTPIIFTVAEDALSTVPQSYRQASLALGATEWQTAYRVMLPAALPGVFAAVLLGIGRAFGETMIALMATGNAPMMSFGIFDPSRTFAATIGAEMGEVIWGSEHYNILFFLGVLLFLFTFSLNAITELYVKKRLMKKFHGS, from the coding sequence ATGAGCAAACTCGATCCTCTGCTGAGATATCTATTACATCCGAGCAGAAGAAAAATAGACGTTTTCGCGGAGACCTTAGTTAAAGGTACCGCTGCAACTTCCATCCTTATCATTCTTCTTATTTTTTTCTTCGTCTTTAGAGAAGCTTCTTCCTTATTCTTCTCGGATTCTCCGCAAGCCACTTCTACAATCCAAAGTTCAGGTGCCCCAACGGAATACAATCCTGACTCCAGTTCGGATGCTCCTACAGAATATAATCCAGATGGAGATACTTTAGAATTGAATAAGACAGTAGCGGCACCTACTCCCGAGCCTGAAAAACTTTCTCTTTTCGAAAATCTTTTCAGCAAAGTATGGCAGCCTGTATCTTCCGTTCCTAAATTCGGTATTCTACCTTTGATCGTTGGGACCGCAAAAACCACGATTATAGCAATTCTACTCGGCGCACCATTAGCCATTTTAGCCGCTTTGAATATTACGTTTTTCGTATCTCAAAGGGTGAGAGAGATCATAAAGCCTGCAATCGAAATGCTTGCAAACTTCCCTTCTGTCGTGATTGGATTTTTCTGTTTAATGGATGTTGCCACCTTAGTAAAGGCAACCTTCGATATAGATTTCAGATTGAACGCTCTGACCGGGGGGATCGGTTTAGCGATCGCAGTCACTCCGATCATATTTACGGTTGCAGAAGATGCACTAAGCACAGTGCCTCAATCTTATAGACAGGCATCCTTGGCATTGGGAGCTACCGAATGGCAAACCGCTTATAGAGTTATGCTTCCCGCGGCATTGCCTGGAGTATTCGCCGCAGTACTTTTGGGGATAGGAAGAGCCTTCGGAGAAACGATGATCGCTCTTATGGCTACAGGTAATGCCCCTATGATGAGCTTCGGCATTTTCGATCCGAGTAGGACATTTGCCGCCACGATCGGCGCGGAAATGGGAGAGGTCATCTGGGGATCAGAACATTATAATATTCTGTTCTTCCTAGGAGTTCTTTTGTTCCTATTCACTTTTTCCTTGAACGCAATCACTGAGCTGTATGTTAAAAAACGGCTTATGAAAAAGTTTCATGGCTCCTGA
- a CDS encoding phosphate ABC transporter substrate-binding protein: MKKIGLRLIVLLAFALSSFSVSGEEKKTITIKGSDTMVILVQKWTETFPDKSVQFQVTGGGSGTGIAALINGTTDICSASRPLKPQEIQQLKEKYNSNGVEIKVAIDGISLYVNKKNPVAKLSLEEIRKIFTGKITNWKEVGGEDHKIVLYSRENNSGTYEYFKEHALEKQDFDPSAQHMVGTAALVNAISKDKWGIGYGGAAYASGVKDVAVSADANSKAELPTEANILTNKYPISRYLYFYLREAPKDQTKKFIDWVIGKDGQKVVKDVGYFPLKKK; encoded by the coding sequence ATGAAAAAGATAGGTTTAAGACTTATTGTCTTATTAGCATTCGCTCTTTCTTCATTTTCCGTATCCGGGGAAGAGAAAAAGACAATCACCATTAAAGGGTCCGATACGATGGTTATCCTGGTTCAAAAATGGACCGAAACCTTCCCGGATAAATCCGTTCAATTCCAAGTTACCGGAGGTGGATCCGGAACAGGGATCGCCGCTCTAATCAACGGCACCACGGATATTTGTTCCGCTTCTCGCCCTCTCAAACCTCAAGAAATCCAACAATTAAAGGAAAAATATAATTCCAATGGTGTGGAAATCAAGGTTGCAATCGATGGTATTTCTCTTTATGTAAACAAAAAGAATCCAGTTGCAAAACTTTCTCTGGAAGAAATCCGTAAAATTTTCACAGGAAAGATCACCAATTGGAAAGAAGTTGGCGGAGAAGATCATAAAATCGTACTTTATAGCCGTGAGAATAACTCCGGAACTTACGAGTATTTCAAAGAGCACGCTCTTGAAAAACAAGACTTCGATCCTTCTGCTCAACATATGGTAGGAACTGCAGCATTAGTGAACGCGATCTCCAAAGACAAATGGGGAATCGGTTACGGTGGTGCGGCTTACGCTTCCGGAGTAAAAGATGTTGCAGTTTCTGCCGACGCAAACTCTAAAGCGGAACTTCCAACCGAAGCGAATATTTTGACTAACAAATATCCGATCTCCAGATACCTATATTTTTATCTGAGAGAAGCACCTAAAGACCAAACCAAAAAGTTTATCGATTGGGTGATCGGAAAAGACGGACAAAAAGTTGTGAAGGACGTAGGTTACTTCCCTCTTAAGAAAAAGTAA
- a CDS encoding LA_3150 family lipoprotein: MKSKLKFILPLLGLLAISCSSDTKEDSALLGALVGTPNDGNKSIVVVEVAGNFTDYTGECYDNFTVLGVSNSTISPTNYYLYVMFGHSLDTELRKSALSTSSCSSLGFLGSGIPTNASPVNFKYYTCDPNLGQAGGDCGKKIKTAVGFPTN; the protein is encoded by the coding sequence ATGAAATCTAAACTTAAATTCATACTTCCACTTTTAGGACTCTTAGCAATTTCTTGCTCTTCCGATACAAAGGAGGATTCCGCTCTATTAGGAGCCTTGGTTGGAACCCCTAACGACGGAAACAAATCCATCGTAGTCGTAGAGGTTGCAGGAAATTTTACGGATTATACGGGAGAATGTTACGACAATTTCACCGTATTAGGAGTTTCTAATTCTACGATATCTCCGACCAACTATTACCTTTATGTAATGTTCGGACATTCTCTCGATACGGAACTTAGGAAATCGGCTCTTTCTACTTCTAGTTGCAGTAGTTTGGGTTTCTTAGGTTCAGGAATTCCTACAAACGCAAGTCCTGTGAACTTTAAATATTATACCTGTGATCCGAACCTGGGGCAAGCCGGGGGGGATTGTGGTAAAAAGATCAAGACAGCGGTAGGATTTCCTACCAACTAA
- a CDS encoding spinster family MFS transporter codes for MESNSNQAKHAWRILILLFLANLLNFFDRTIPAIIIEPIRHEWDLSDLQLGIVGSAFTVIYAIAGLPLGRLADSWSRKKIIGWGLAIWSAFTALNGYAWNYLSFVSVRMGVGIGEASYAPAANSLIGDLFPSHKRARAVGIFMLGLPLGLVLAFFTVGAMVKSFGTWRAPFFIAALPGIILSIFFFFIREPERGAAESIQISKVTPAQPIRKVLRIPTMWWIILSGLTFNFAAYAVNSFLVSLLQRYYHFTLVKAAITTGFIVGITGLIGLTVGGLIADKIHQRSERGRLLFGAFNLLVSGVLILLALLQSQEMVLFFSILLGFGWLLSYNYYTCVYPAIQDVIEPRLRATAMAIYFAAMYLLGGAAGPAVVGWFSDYLTRSAMLRSGSSEMTEQFKAIGLHDSLYLIPVTVLLTSLFVFLASKSFAKDASEMKRSLERKA; via the coding sequence TTCTGTTTTTGGCAAACCTTCTCAACTTCTTTGATAGAACGATCCCCGCAATTATCATAGAACCTATTCGTCATGAATGGGACTTAAGCGATCTTCAATTAGGTATAGTAGGATCCGCTTTCACTGTAATTTATGCAATCGCTGGCTTACCTCTGGGAAGACTCGCAGATTCTTGGAGTCGCAAAAAGATCATAGGTTGGGGACTTGCAATTTGGAGCGCGTTTACCGCTTTGAATGGATACGCGTGGAATTATTTATCTTTTGTTTCGGTTCGTATGGGAGTGGGAATAGGAGAAGCAAGTTATGCTCCTGCTGCAAACTCTCTTATAGGAGATCTTTTTCCTTCTCATAAAAGAGCAAGAGCAGTCGGTATTTTTATGCTAGGCCTTCCCTTAGGCTTGGTTCTTGCATTTTTTACTGTGGGAGCCATGGTAAAATCCTTCGGAACTTGGAGAGCACCATTCTTCATCGCGGCATTACCAGGGATTATTCTGTCCATATTCTTCTTTTTTATCCGAGAACCTGAAAGAGGAGCTGCTGAATCCATTCAAATATCGAAAGTCACTCCTGCACAACCCATCCGAAAAGTATTAAGAATTCCTACTATGTGGTGGATCATTCTATCCGGTCTTACTTTCAATTTTGCCGCATATGCAGTGAATAGTTTCCTAGTTTCTTTATTACAAAGGTATTATCATTTCACTTTGGTAAAAGCAGCAATCACAACTGGATTTATAGTAGGGATCACAGGTCTAATCGGTCTGACAGTTGGAGGCTTGATTGCAGATAAGATCCACCAAAGATCGGAAAGAGGTCGTCTTCTATTCGGTGCATTCAATTTGCTCGTATCAGGAGTTCTAATCCTTCTCGCATTATTGCAGTCTCAGGAAATGGTCTTATTCTTCTCCATTCTACTTGGCTTTGGATGGTTACTTTCTTATAATTATTATACCTGCGTTTACCCCGCAATTCAGGATGTGATAGAACCAAGGCTCAGAGCAACAGCAATGGCGATCTATTTTGCAGCTATGTATCTGTTAGGCGGTGCGGCGGGTCCAGCCGTTGTGGGTTGGTTCTCAGATTATTTGACCCGTTCTGCGATGCTACGCTCAGGCTCTTCCGAAATGACGGAGCAATTTAAGGCAATCGGTCTTCATGATTCCCTTTATCTGATCCCGGTCACGGTATTACTAACCTCCCTATTTGTGTTCCTGGCTTCCAAAAGTTTCGCCAAGGATGCATCCGAGATGAAGAGAAGTTTAGAAAGAAAAGCCTAA